DNA from Fusarium verticillioides 7600 chromosome 4, whole genome shotgun sequence:
CAGAGGCAGTCACGAAACCTGATGAGGGCAGTGACAAGATAGCATCAGAGCTGGGAATGTCACCAAGATTTCAAATGTAAATAGCTGACCTAACACTGACTGAAACTATGTAAAGTCTCCTTGTTGTTAGGACAGGACACTCAAGCTCATGGTGTGGTTAGTTTATGATTCAAGAGCCTTTGTGGCATTTTCTGCACACAAGTCAAAGTTATTATACATTTCTGTTGTTCTCTGAATTCATTCCTTACAGTTTAAAACTGATTTAAAACAGCAGAATGGAGACACACAAGAGTGTAATAACTGCTAATTAGTATACCAACATGTTCAACATCAGCGACATACAAATATCAGCATCGCCAATATGCTTCACCCCATTTTGTTTGGTCATCGTATTACAAATATGGGGGTTATGATTAAGCAGTTGACAATCCTTATCAAAGATATACATTCTCTGCTGGTAGATATGCAAAAGGGAAGACTGGACTTGCACACACAACGCTTGTCTAAGGGAACTCGACAGACCAATGGACTAAGTGGGTCATGATCCATTGAGCTCTCCACAGTTTGCACAAATGGTTATAAGGATCGAAACCAGCGTGGATCCTCAACAAACGCATCCGGTGTGGTGTATCGGTTTATCATTCCGCGTTTTCAATTGCTCTGCTATAAAAGCCGCGGCGAGCGGGGTTCGACTCCCCGCACCGGAGAATTCAGCGAGCTCAGTATGAGTTCTAGATCTTTTTGTGATGTTTTGCAATTCGTGGTGATGCATATTGACCATTTCCAGAGCCAGCGGGTGTTTTTAGCGATATATTCCCTCCTCAGCGTCAAACCAGCTTACTTGCAGGCTTTCCTTATTGGATTGTTTATAATAATCCTGATCAATGAATTACTTTTGTGTGAAattttgtctttgaggttCTTTTGAGTTTCGCTGGTAGAACACCCTCAACCGCTCAGTACTATCTGAGAGGTCAAACCATTTCTAGCAGATACGAATCCCATGATAACTATGAATCCCCAGCTTGTATACTACAGTAGGATAGCTTCGTCTTACTCTGTTTCTCATCATGTTTCACTGCCCGGTCAGCTTCGCTCATAGAATCGAAACCGGCGGACTTGCACAAACATGGCAATTACGTGTTTTCATCAATGCCAGAATTTCTGGCAATCCAGTTCAGTTTCCCAGCTTTCAATTTGGCCTCATTATTGCTCCCCGTGTCATATCCATGGTTCTTTGGCATCTGCCAAAAACGGCAAAAGACCATCGACGCCGAAATAAAATTGTGGGGCGGTCCGTATCCCGGGATCCCCACTAGCCGTCACCTTCCCTCCACCTTGTCCGAAACGTACCTTCCTTCCGCTTCTCTGAGTCTATcccaacaacatcattgcaTTTCTTGTCTAACGTCTACAACAACGTCGATTTCTTAGATTAcatcctttctttttcgtcaCTGGCTAGCATAGGTGCTCCCTCCTGTTGTCACACCCCGCATCATGACGTCTACCGCCCACCGCCGCCTACTCCAAGAGTATCGcgccctcaccaacaacccaCCAGAAGGCATCACCGCCGGCCCCATCTCTGAAGACGACCTACTTCACTGGGAATGCCTTATTCAAGGTCCTGAGGGTACACCCTTCGAGGGCGGCGTCTTTCCTGCGGAGCTCAAGTTCCCAAAGGACTATCCGCTTGCCCCGCCATCAATGAAGTTCCTCGCCGATGTGTGGCACCCAAATGGTTCGTCAACTCTTCACTCTTTCGCATGCTCATACTAACTTTCTACAGTGTACCCTAGTGGCCTGGTATGCATTTCGATCCTTCACCCTCCTGGCGACG
Protein-coding regions in this window:
- a CDS encoding ubiquitin-conjugating enzyme E2-18 kDa, translating into MTSTAHRRLLQEYRALTNNPPEGITAGPISEDDLLHWECLIQGPEGTPFEGGVFPAELKFPKDYPLAPPSMKFLADVWHPNVYPSGLVCISILHPPGDDPNHYEHASERWSPIQSVEKILISVMSMLAEPNDESPANVEAAKMWRERRTEYENKVREGVRKMLGL